The Streptococcus respiraculi sequence TTTTTATCTTGATAGATAAAGGTGTGGCATCAGACTATTCACTTGTGACCATGTTGCTTTTGGTGTTGCTCTTTTCTATTTTTGCCCAGTTTGGCGATTTGGTTGAAAGTGCCATTAAACGTCGCTTTGGGGTCAAGGATTCAGGGAAAGTAATCCCAGGACATGGTGGCATTTTAGACCGCTTTGATAGTTTGATTTTCGTCTTTCCTATCATGCACTTTTTTGGGTTATTCTAAGGAGGAATGATGAAGGGAATTTTAGCATTTATTTTAATCTTTGGTGTGATTGTCGTTGTCCATGAATTTGGGCATTTCTACTTTGCCAAGAAATCAGGGATTCTTGTACGAGAATTTGCAATTGGAATGGGACCGAAAATCTTTGCCCATATTGGTAAGGATGGGACTGCCTACACCATTCGGATTCTCCCTTTGGGAGGCTATGTGCGCATGGCTGGTTGGGGCGAAGACAAGACAGAGATTAAGACAGGGACTCCTGTTTCACTCAGTGTCAATCCAGACGGTGTTGTAACGCGCATCAATCTTTCTAGTAAGGTCTTAGATAATACTAGCCTTCCGATGAATGTAACAGCCTATGATTTTGAAGAACAGTTAGAAATCACAGGTCTCGTTTTAGATGAAAGTAAGACGTTTGCTGTAGACCACGATGCGACCATTGTGGAGGAAGACGGGACAGAAGTCCGCATCGCTCCGCTTGATGTCCAGTATCAAAATGCCTCTATCTGGGGACGTTTGATGACGAATTTTGCAGGACCGATGAACAACTTTATCCTAGGTTTTGTTGCTTTTGTCCTCTTTTTCTTCCTACAAGGAGGAGTGCCAGATGTGACGAGTAATCAGGTTACCGTGACAGAAGAGGGAGCCATTCAGCAGGCTGGTGTCGTGACAGGCGATCAAATTATTGCTATTAATGGTGAAAAGGTTCGTGATTATGAAGCAATCGCACGCGCCATTGCCAAAGCTAGTCAAGATGCCAAAACGGCTCCGACCTTAGCAGTTGAGGTCAATCATGAAGGACAGACAAAGACCCTTGATGTGACGACAAAAGAGATAGATGGCAGCTATTATCTAGGGGTATCCCCGATTTTGAAGACAGGATTTGTGGCGAACATTGTCGGTGGGTTCAAGGAAACGATTGCTACTAGTATGCTGATTGTTACGGCTTTGAAAAATATCATTGCTCAATTTGATTTGAACAAGCTAGGTGGACCTGTAGCTATTTATCAAGTTAGTTCCCAAGCAGCCGCTAATGGCTGGGGGTCGGTCTTGCGTTTGCTTGCCATGTTGTCCATTAACTTAGGAATCTTTAATCTGATTCCGATTCCTGCCCTTGACGGTGGAAAAATCGTGATGAACCTCATCGAAGCTATTCGTAGAAAACCGCTCAAACAAGAAACGGAATCTTATATTACTCTAGCAGGTGTAGCAATTATGGTGATTCTCATGATTGCGGTCACCTGGAATGATATTTTACGAGTATTTTTCTAAACGAATGACGTAAAGGAGAGAAAAATTTTATGAAACAATCGAAAATGATCATCCCAACCCTACGGGAAATGCCTTCTGATGCACAGGTGATTAGTCATGCGTTAATGGTACGTGCAGGCTATGTCCGTCAGGTTTCAGCAGGGATTTACAGTTATCTGCCGCTTGCGAATCGCGTGATTGAAAAAGCAAAAAACATCATGCGTCAGGAATTTGACAAGATTGGTGCTGTAGAATTTTTGGCGCCAGCCCTCTTGTCAGCAGACATCTGGCGTGAATCAGGTCGTTACGATACCTATGGTGATGACCTCTACAAATTGAAAAACCGTGAAGGGTCTGACTTTATTTTGGGACCAACCCATGAAGAAACCGTGACCTTGTTGGCGCGTGATGCGGTGCAATCTTACAAGCAATTACCGCTCAATATCTACCAAATCCAGCCCAAATACCGCGATGAGAAGCGTCCACGTAATGGCTTACTCCGCGGTCGGGAATTTATCATGAAAGACGGCTATAGTTTCCATGCTAACTATGACAGCTTGGATCAGACCTATGATGATTACAAGGCTGCCTATGAGGCAATTTTTACTCGCGCGGGGCTTGAATTTAAAGCCATTATCGGAGACGGTGGTGCCATGGGTGGTAAGGATAGTCAGGAATTTATGGCTATTACTCCAGACCGTACGGATCTTGACCGTTGGGTAGTACTGGATAAGTCTGTGGCTTCTTTTGATGAGATTCCTGAAGAAGTTCTAACAGCAATCAAGGAAGAATTAGCAGCTTGGTTGGTATCAGGTGAAGATACCATTGTCTACTCAAGCGAGTCAGGATATGCAGCCAATCTTGAAATGGCAACGAGTGAGCATAAGCCACGCAAACTTGTTGTAGCAGAAGAAGCCTTGGTTAAAGTGGCAACGCCTGATAGCAAGACCATTGATGAAGTCGCAGCCTTCTTGAATATTTCTGAAGAGCAAACGATTAAAACGATGCTCTTTATGGCAGATGGTGAGCCTGTCGTGGCCTTGCTTGTCGGAAATGATCAAGTCAATGATGTCAAATTGAAAAACCATTTGGGAGTCGATTTCTTTGAGATTGCAACACCAGAAGAGGCAGTTGGTGTCTTTGGGGCAAACGTTGGTTCCTTAGGACCAGTTGGACTTCCAGAAAATGTGAAAATCATTGCTGACCGAAAGGTGGAAGGTCTTAAAAATGCTGTGGTTGGTGCTAATGAAGACGGCTTCCACTATACTGGTGTAAATGCGGGTCGTGACTATCAGGTCACAGAATATGTTGACATTCGTGAGGTCAAGGAGGGGGAACCTTCACCAGACGGTAAAGGGATTTTGCAATTCGCGCGCGGAATCGAAATCGGACATATATTTAAACTGGGGACGCGCTATTCAGACAGCATGAATGCGACGATTTTAGATGAAAATGGTCGCGCTGTTCCAATCATCATGGGGTGTTACGGTATCGGTGTGAGCCGCCTCTTGTCAGCAGTCTTAGAGCAACATGCCCGTCTCTTTGTCAATAAGACACCTAAAGGCGAATATCGCTTTTCTTGGGGAATTAACTTCCCGAAAGAATTGGCACCATTTGATGTGCATTTGATTCCGGTCAATGTCAAGGACGAAGTAGCCATGAGCTTGACCCAATCCATTGAAGAGAGCTTGGTGGGTGCTGGTTATGAGGTCTTGACCGATGACCGCAATGAGCGTGTTGGTGTGAAATTCTCAGACAGTGACTTGATTGGTCTGCCAATCCGTGTAACAGTTGGTAAAAAAGCAGCAGAAGGCATTGTTGAAGTGAAAATTAAAGGAACTGGCGATACAGTCGAAGTTCATGTAGACCAATTGCTTGAAACTTTGAAAATCTTATCGAATAAATAAATGGAATCTCAATCTTTTGGTTGAGTCAAGAACGTAGATAAACCCTATTAGAGATAGAAAAATGTTTATTTTTAGGGTTGATTACCATATAACAGAAACTCTTAGAAATGCTGACATAGCGGTATTATTAAGAGTTTTTTTCTTGTTTGAGTTCCCATATTTTTATTATGCTCATTGAAATTCAAAAATAACCAACTTATCCACCATTTATAATCTTAAAACATATAAATTCGTTACATTGACAAGGTTAAGATAGTAATAGAGTATGAAGAAAAGGTTGCAAAAATTCGGGGGGGGGTATAATAAAGGTAGGTAATTACAGTTTACATCATACCCCCAAATGTGATATAATGGGGAACAGTGTCAAGAAAATATTAAAAAAGCTAGGCTTTCGATAATTGTATGGAGTCTAGTTTTTGTGACAGACGCTTGATGGGACTGAGATGACACAGAAGTATATGGAGAAAGGAGACTGTATTTTATATACAAAGAGATATAGTTGTAGAAATAGTCACACCACCTCTTTTTAGGTGTAGTAGTGAGCGGATGTAATTCAAGCTAGATACGGCTTGAACGCTTCGAATCATTAATTTATATGAGTTAATAATGACAGATAAGATATTTATTTCTATCTTGTGTAAAGCCATAAGAGTCTTTCAAAACCATCTCACGCAGGCAAATAGAGCGAGAGATAAGACTATCTGGCATTTACAGGAGATGGAATAAAGCTGGCACTTCGAATCTTTTTAAGGTAGAGGATGTCTATATAAAATCAATAATAAACAATAAGGATTGTGAACAATATGAAAAAACTTTTGAAAAAGTTCGTATACCTTGCTGCCACGCTAGGATTGCTAGTCAGTAATATCGGTGGTGTAGGTCAGGTATTCGCAGTTGATTCAGATGCGCCGACTAATGTTGTCGCTGATGATGCGTGTAAAATCGGTAGAAATGTCAATGCTCTTTTCACAGATGTGAAAATCGAACATAAAAAGTGGGATGGTGAAAAAGTTAACGGTACCCCAAAAGGTTACTCAGATCCGAGCGATAAAACCTGGGAAATTAATGACTATCAAACGATTCACACCTTCTTTGATGGTACTTTGAAGAATGAAGATGGTTCACTGAAAAAGGGTGACTTCTTCACAGTGCAGTTGCCACAAGAAACTCGCTTTGAAGATTTGCTTCAACAAAATCTGGCTCGTGCAAAAGATATCTATGCACAGGATAACAGTGGTGCGCTAGTTGCAACAGCCCACTTTGATCCAGCAACGAATTCTATTC is a genomic window containing:
- the rseP gene encoding RIP metalloprotease RseP; amino-acid sequence: MKGILAFILIFGVIVVVHEFGHFYFAKKSGILVREFAIGMGPKIFAHIGKDGTAYTIRILPLGGYVRMAGWGEDKTEIKTGTPVSLSVNPDGVVTRINLSSKVLDNTSLPMNVTAYDFEEQLEITGLVLDESKTFAVDHDATIVEEDGTEVRIAPLDVQYQNASIWGRLMTNFAGPMNNFILGFVAFVLFFFLQGGVPDVTSNQVTVTEEGAIQQAGVVTGDQIIAINGEKVRDYEAIARAIAKASQDAKTAPTLAVEVNHEGQTKTLDVTTKEIDGSYYLGVSPILKTGFVANIVGGFKETIATSMLIVTALKNIIAQFDLNKLGGPVAIYQVSSQAAANGWGSVLRLLAMLSINLGIFNLIPIPALDGGKIVMNLIEAIRRKPLKQETESYITLAGVAIMVILMIAVTWNDILRVFF
- a CDS encoding proline--tRNA ligase — translated: MKQSKMIIPTLREMPSDAQVISHALMVRAGYVRQVSAGIYSYLPLANRVIEKAKNIMRQEFDKIGAVEFLAPALLSADIWRESGRYDTYGDDLYKLKNREGSDFILGPTHEETVTLLARDAVQSYKQLPLNIYQIQPKYRDEKRPRNGLLRGREFIMKDGYSFHANYDSLDQTYDDYKAAYEAIFTRAGLEFKAIIGDGGAMGGKDSQEFMAITPDRTDLDRWVVLDKSVASFDEIPEEVLTAIKEELAAWLVSGEDTIVYSSESGYAANLEMATSEHKPRKLVVAEEALVKVATPDSKTIDEVAAFLNISEEQTIKTMLFMADGEPVVALLVGNDQVNDVKLKNHLGVDFFEIATPEEAVGVFGANVGSLGPVGLPENVKIIADRKVEGLKNAVVGANEDGFHYTGVNAGRDYQVTEYVDIREVKEGEPSPDGKGILQFARGIEIGHIFKLGTRYSDSMNATILDENGRAVPIIMGCYGIGVSRLLSAVLEQHARLFVNKTPKGEYRFSWGINFPKELAPFDVHLIPVNVKDEVAMSLTQSIEESLVGAGYEVLTDDRNERVGVKFSDSDLIGLPIRVTVGKKAAEGIVEVKIKGTGDTVEVHVDQLLETLKILSNK